CCGGCGTTATGTGTGCGACGATTCCGTGGCGGGCTCATGCGTTGTTTCGCGGCATTGTATTTAGTTTACTGACGATATCGCCGATGCTCTTTCTGTTGCCGGGTGAGCGAATGGTCAAAACATTGTTGATGGCGACATTAGCAGGCGTAGTTATCGGCTATTGGACGGAGCGGTTTGGGATTCCCAAACGAGAAGAAGAAGATGAAATTGAAACGAGTTGAGCTGCTACAAAAGTCAATTTTAGGTTGTCGTTAATATTCTTTCTGTAAGTATTACTCGACAGACAGGAGTGTTTGTTAGACTTTAGTTACATGTTTTTTTAAGCTATGTAAGAGAAGATGAAGTATTTCCGGAGTGAAGCGATTGTTTTGTCAGCCAAGCGGTGGAGTGAATCCTCGTTGATTTTGCAGGCGTATTCAGCTTCCCGGGGTAAAGTAAGTCTGGTATCGAAAGGGGCGCGTCGTCCGAAAAGTTACAACGGCGCTGAACACCGTCCCGGTTCCCACATCGAGGCAATCTGGATCGAACGGGGCAAAAGCGATTTGTATCCATTGGTTGCGATTGATCCTCTCAGCTATATCCGAGTACCTGAGTTATGGGATGGATATCGCTATGCTATGCAGACGTTGAAGTTGACAAAGCAAACGTTGCGCGGCGAACAATCGCACCCGGCAGGTTTTCAGCAACTTTTGCGAACTATGCGTTCCTTTCGGCATGCTCAACAGCCGGAGTTACTTTATTGGCAGTTTTGCTTGCGCTGGGTTGTTGAGCTTGGATTTGCACTGGATTCGGTACATTGTGCCCGGTGTGGTAATACCGTAACTGGGAAACATGCCGAGTTCTTTGTACAAATTGGCGGATTCTGGTGTGATAAATGCTGCCGAAACAGTAAACGCACCGAAAGCGATCTCGGATTTCCAGTGACCGGCGAAACAGTGGCGGTAATCCGGCGACTGGAATCGCTGCCCGAGGAGAAAGCGCATCGAATAAAAGTGTCGGATCAATCGCGCTTGGAGATTGAACGGTTGCTGCAATTGTATATTGGTATGCACTTGGAAGTGAACAACAAGTTATAGCAGCACGAATTTCGTAGTTACAACTCAATTAATGAAATGTCAGACCGGTATATTCTACCGACTGAGAAACAATACACTGAGAGGAAGAACCGTGTCATTACAAACATTTGTAACGAAGTTAACCGATGAATTGGTTCCCCTTTACAAAGAGTCGTGCGAAGGGTATTGGGAATTCACCACGACCGGTAAACCGGAAGCAATGGATCGAAGTGCAAACGCCGACAAGAAAATGATGGCGTTGTGGGCAAACAGCGAACGCTTTGCCGAATTCAAGCAAGAAAAAACCGAAGCGAATGGGAAAGACCCAATTCTGGAAAGAATCGCGACCGACCTCGAATTGCAGTTTATCGGTGGTGCACTCACCCCAGAAGAAATTGAAGATTCGGTAAAACGGGAAAAGGAAATCGAAAACGATTTTACCAATTTCCGCGCGTTGGTGGGCGGAGAGAAGCGCTCGGAAAATTGGCTGCGTGAACAACTCAAAACCTCGAACGATGCGACATTCCGGAAGGAAGTTTGGGAAGGTGCGAAACAAATTGGTTCCGTAACCGGGCCAAAAATTCGTGACTTGATCAAGGCACGTAACGCAATCGCCCGCCGGTTAGGCTACAGCGACGCA
The genomic region above belongs to bacterium and contains:
- the recO gene encoding DNA repair protein RecO, producing the protein MKYFRSEAIVLSAKRWSESSLILQAYSASRGKVSLVSKGARRPKSYNGAEHRPGSHIEAIWIERGKSDLYPLVAIDPLSYIRVPELWDGYRYAMQTLKLTKQTLRGEQSHPAGFQQLLRTMRSFRHAQQPELLYWQFCLRWVVELGFALDSVHCARCGNTVTGKHAEFFVQIGGFWCDKCCRNSKRTESDLGFPVTGETVAVIRRLESLPEEKAHRIKVSDQSRLEIERLLQLYIGMHLEVNNKL